One window of the Canis aureus isolate CA01 chromosome 1, VMU_Caureus_v.1.0, whole genome shotgun sequence genome contains the following:
- the NXNL2 gene encoding nucleoredoxin-like protein 2 — protein MVDVLGGRRLLTRDGAWVEADAALQNKVVALYFAAGGCASSRDFTPLLRRFHAQLLAQAPRPAPFQVVFVSADGSAREMLDFMRRLHGAWLALPFHDALRHELRTMYHISVIPRLVVVKPSGEVITDKGRKQIREQGLACFQNWVEAANIFQNFSG, from the exons ATGGTGGACGTCCTGGGCGGCCGGCGCCTGCTGACCCGCGACGGCGCGTGGGTGGAGGCGGACGCTGCGCTGCAGAACAAGGTGGTGGCGCTGTACTTCGCCGCGGGCGGGTGCGCGTCCAGCCGCGACTTCACGCCGCTGCTGCGCCGCTTCCACGCCCAGCTGCTGGCCCAGGCGCCGCGGCCCGCGCCCTTCCAGGTGGTGTTCGTGTCCGCCGACGGCAGCGCGCGGGAGATGCTGGACTTCATGCGCCGCCTGCACGGCGCCTGGCTGGCGCTGCCCTTCCACGACGCCCTCCGGCA TGAGCTGAGGACCATGTACCACATCTCGGTCATCCCCAGGCTGGTGGTTGTGAAGCCCAGCGGGGAGGTCATCACCGACAAAGGGCGCAAGCAGATCCGGGAGCAGGGGCTGGCCTGCTTCCAGAACTGGGTGGAGGCAGCCAACATCTTTCAGAACTTCTCTGGATGA